The following proteins are encoded in a genomic region of Leptospira ryugenii:
- a CDS encoding glucose 1-dehydrogenase, translating to MSKEFEGKVALVTGAASPIGLGRAIANRIASHGASLVLVDLNQEKIEEAAKEVEAKFGVKAIGVACNVTKPEDCDAAINKTKDVYGKLDFLVNNAGVLKDNLFIRMSEQEFDFVMDVNCKGVFLMIKSASKLLLKSTSGRIVNISSVSGLTGQPGQANYSTSKAGVIALTKVAAREFSGRNVLVNAVCPGYVQTEMTGGLSEEVQKKLTDPAFIPLKRPGKQEEIASAVKFFLSDDASYITGTFLRVDGGAAIGM from the coding sequence ATGTCCAAAGAATTTGAAGGTAAAGTTGCACTTGTCACAGGTGCCGCATCCCCCATCGGACTGGGTCGTGCAATAGCCAACCGTATCGCTTCCCATGGAGCAAGTTTAGTATTGGTAGACCTAAACCAAGAAAAAATAGAAGAGGCAGCCAAGGAAGTTGAAGCTAAATTCGGTGTGAAGGCAATCGGTGTCGCTTGCAACGTAACCAAACCAGAGGATTGTGATGCTGCGATCAACAAAACAAAAGATGTTTATGGAAAATTGGATTTTTTAGTCAATAACGCAGGAGTATTAAAAGACAATTTGTTCATTCGAATGAGCGAACAAGAATTTGACTTTGTTATGGATGTAAATTGTAAGGGTGTTTTTCTTATGATAAAATCAGCCAGCAAACTATTGTTAAAGTCAACTTCAGGTAGAATTGTAAATATCTCTTCCGTTTCTGGACTCACAGGACAACCAGGACAGGCAAATTATTCCACTTCAAAAGCGGGAGTGATTGCACTCACAAAGGTAGCAGCTCGTGAATTTTCAGGACGAAATGTTTTAGTGAATGCTGTATGTCCAGGATATGTCCAAACAGAAATGACAGGCGGACTCTCTGAGGAAGTTCAAAAGAAACTCACGGATCCTGCTTTTATTCCATTAAAGAGACCTGGAAAACAAGAAGAGATAGCATCTGCTGTAAAATTCTTTTTAAGTGATGATGCATCGTATATCACAGGAACATTTCTAAGAGTAGACGGAGGAGCAGCTATCGGGATGTAG
- the purB gene encoding adenylosuccinate lyase gives MIDRYSHPEISAIWELENKFKIWTDIEIYACEIRKNRGEIPAEDFETIKSKAKFKVEEILEIESKVHHDVIAYLTNLNSYIGPAGRHVHFGLTSSDVGDTALCVQMVQAMDLLIQRTETLLETTKQKAKEYKDLPCIGRSHGIHAEPMTLGLKFALFYAEMQRNLERMKDAKEQIAVGKLSGAVGTYSNIDLEVEAFVLEKLGLKVDPIATQIIPRDRHAHYLSVLGVVAASLDRMATEIRLLQKTEGREVEEPFAKGQKGSSAMPHKRNPVVCERISGISRVIRANVNVGLQNVALWHERDISHSSAERIVLPDSTIALDYILEKMNFVLKGLHVYPDAIDRTLNVTRGLIFSQKVLLWLIEKGGISREDAYLIVQENAMAVWADPKANLRDKLKVDPRCSAILKETDLNEIFRVEPYLERIPLIFERLGIT, from the coding sequence ATGATTGATCGCTACAGCCATCCAGAAATTTCCGCAATTTGGGAATTAGAGAACAAATTTAAGATTTGGACAGATATCGAAATTTATGCCTGTGAAATCCGAAAGAATCGAGGGGAAATTCCCGCAGAAGATTTTGAGACCATTAAATCCAAGGCAAAATTCAAAGTAGAAGAAATCCTCGAAATAGAATCCAAAGTCCACCATGATGTGATCGCCTACCTAACCAATTTAAATTCCTACATCGGACCGGCTGGTCGCCATGTACATTTTGGTCTTACATCATCTGATGTGGGCGATACAGCGCTCTGTGTACAAATGGTGCAGGCAATGGATCTTTTGATCCAAAGAACAGAAACTCTTTTGGAAACGACAAAACAAAAAGCAAAAGAGTACAAAGACCTTCCTTGTATCGGGCGCTCTCATGGGATTCACGCGGAGCCAATGACTCTCGGATTGAAATTCGCTCTATTCTACGCGGAAATGCAAAGAAACCTTGAAAGGATGAAAGATGCCAAAGAACAAATTGCCGTTGGCAAATTATCTGGGGCTGTCGGCACCTATTCCAATATTGATCTAGAAGTAGAAGCATTTGTTTTGGAAAAGCTTGGCCTGAAAGTAGATCCTATTGCAACTCAAATTATTCCAAGAGATAGACATGCACATTATCTTTCAGTCTTAGGTGTGGTTGCAGCAAGTTTGGATAGAATGGCAACAGAAATACGTCTTCTACAAAAAACAGAAGGCAGAGAAGTGGAAGAACCCTTCGCAAAAGGTCAGAAAGGCTCCTCTGCAATGCCACACAAACGAAATCCTGTCGTTTGTGAAAGGATCTCTGGTATATCTCGCGTAATACGCGCCAATGTAAATGTCGGACTTCAAAATGTAGCTTTGTGGCATGAGCGAGATATTTCCCATTCTTCCGCAGAGAGAATTGTTTTACCTGATTCAACGATCGCACTTGATTACATATTAGAAAAAATGAATTTTGTCTTAAAAGGTTTGCATGTTTATCCTGATGCAATCGATCGAACTCTTAATGTTACTAGAGGACTCATCTTTTCCCAAAAAGTACTACTTTGGCTTATTGAGAAAGGTGGGATTTCCAGAGAAGATGCCTACCTCATCGTCCAAGAAAATGCAATGGCAGTTTGGGCTGATCCCAAAGCTAACTTAAGAGACAAATTGAAGGTGGATCCC